CAAATTTGAAAAATTCAAAGCCGAAAAAGATGGCTTAGCAGTCAAAGCCGAGCTAGAAGACTTTGCCAGGATGGGCTGGGAAGCAATGGATGAAACCGATCGAGAACATCGGCTCAAATGGTTGGGTATATTCTTCCGTCCTGTCACCCCTGGCAAGTTCATGATGCGGATGCGGCTACCCAACGGCATCATCAGCTCAGATCAAATGCGAACCCTAGCCGAAATAGTACAGCGGTATGGTTCGGACGGCAATGCCGATATCACCACCAGACAAAACTTTCAGTTGCGCGGTATTCGTATAGAAGACTTAGCCGATATTTTCTGTAAGCTCAAAGCAGTCGGCTTGACGAGCATCCAGTCGGGTATGGATAATGTCCGCAACATCACCGGCTCACCAGTAGCAGGGATTGATGGGGACGAACTGATCGACACGCGGGGACTTTGCCGTCAAGTCCAAGACGCGATTACCAATAACGGCGAAGGTAACCCTGCGTTTACCAACCTACCTCGGAAATTTAATATTGCGATCGCCGGATGCCGCGACAACTCGGTTCACGCCGAAATCAATGATATTGCTTTCGTTCCCGCTTATAAAAAGGGAATTTTAGGATTTAACGTGCTAGTCGGCGGCTTTTTCTCCGCCAAACGCTGCGAAGCTGCTGTACCGCTAAACGCTTGGGTTTCACCCAGCGATGTGCTGCGCTTGTCTGTTGCCATTTTAATGGTTTATCGAGACAACGGCTTGCGATCGAATCGACAAAAAGCACGCTTGATGTGGCTGATAGATGAGTGGGGAATAAACAAATTCCGAGCCGAAGTAGAAAAACAGCTAGGACAATCCCTACAAACAGCAGCAGAAAAAGATGAGATAGTTTGGGAAAAACGCGACCACATCGGCGTTTTTCGTCAAAAGCAACTGGGTTTGAACTATGTTGGCTTGCACATCCCCGTCGGACGACTGTATGCCCAAGATATGTTTGACCTGGCAAGGATGGCAGACGTTTACGGCAGTGGAGAAATTCGCCTCACAGTCGAACAAAACGTCATTATTCCTAACATCCCCGATACGCGCTTACAAGCTTTCTTAGCCGAACCGATATTGGATAAATTTTCCATCAACCCAGCACCATTAAAACGGGCGTTAGTTTCTTGTACAGGGGCGCAATTTTGCAACTTTGCCCTCATCGAAACTAAAAACCGGGCGCTGGAAATTATTCAGGAATTGGAAGCCGAAATATCTGTAAGTAAAGCAGTACGAATTCACTGGACTGGTTGTCCAAACTCTTGCGGTCAACCCCAAGTAGCCGATATTGGTTTAATGGGAACCAAAGTCAGAAAAAATGGCAAAACCCTCGAAGGAGTTGATATCTATATGGGCGGAAAAGTAGGCAAGGACGCTCATCTAGGTAATTGTTTAATGAAGGGTATTCCTTGCGAAGATTTGAAGCCTGTTTTAGTTGATTTATTAATCGAGCATTTCGGCGCTCAATTAAAGGAACAGCAGCTTACCTGTGTTTAATTTAAACTGAGGCAAACAGCCAGCGATCGGGCAGATTTAAATCTAAAAATGTTTTACGCTCGATCTACCCGATCTCAAGTAGAGTAAGCAAGTTTTTTTGAGTTAGTTGCATTTTGCTACAAATGATACTTTTTGGGGAAATATTTTCGTGTAAAGTGTAGGTTAAGTGCTGGCTTTTTATTAAGCAGAAAAGTTTCTAGACTTATCCAAATTAAATCTGCCCTACCTACACTCTACCGATTTCTGCGGAGGCAATAATTAACGCCGTCCCAGAATTCCCTATAAGGGTTGTGCAAAAATATTTGTAGCGCAACAAAAAACCACAACCGCAGAATTAGTTACCGACAGGTGAATGAAAATGACCAGATTTACGAGAAGGCAATTTATTATTACAGCAGGAGCAACCGCAGCCGGTACTCTACTCGCTCACGGCTGTACTTCCAACTCCGCCAATACAACTTCGACAACGAATTCGACTTCATCTCCCTCCGCAGTTCCTGCTGTAAATGTCAGCAACGGCGACGCTCCAGAAGTGACTGCTGCCAAGCTGGGATTTATCGCTCTGACAGACTCCGCCCCTCTAATTATTGCTAAAGAAAAAGGCTTATTTGCCAAGTACGGTATGAAGGATGTGGAAGTACTCAAACAAGCTTCCTGGCCGGTAACTCGCGATAATTTAGAACTCGGTTCTCAAGGCGGTGGTATTGATGGAGCGCATATCCTCAGTCCCATGCCTTATTTGATGAGCTTGGGACAAACAAAGACCAAGCAACCGGTTCCCATGTACCTTTTGGCAAGGTTAAATACTAACGGGCAAGCTATTTCTGTTGCTAGTACTTATAAAGAATACAAGCTTGGTTTGGATAGCAAAGTACTCAAAGAAGCTTTTACAAAGCAGAAAGCTGCTGGCAAAAACGACCTCAAAGTTGCCATCACATATCCTGGCGGTACGCACGATTTGTGGATGCGTTATTGGTTAGCATCTGGTGGTATCGATGTCACGAAACAGGATATTGTTTCTGTGATTCCCGTTCCACCTCCGCAGATGGTAGCGAACATGAAAACGGGTAACATGGAAGCATTCTGTGTGGGAGAACCCTGGAACGCGCAGCTGGTAAACCAAGGCAAAGGTTACACAGCTTTAGTTACCGGAGAATTGTGGAAAGACCATCCAGAAAAAGCATTTGCGATGCGTGCGGATTGGGTAGATAAATATCCCAAAGCAGCGAAGGCAATTTTGATGGCAGTACAGGAAGCGCAGCAGTGGTGCGACAAGCTGGAAAACAAAGAGGAAATGTGCCAAATTGTCTCGCAACAGAAGTGGTTTGCCGTACCAGCAGCAGATATTATCGAACGTTCTAAAGGCAACATCGATTATGGCGACGGTCGCCCATTAGTTCAGAGCAGTCCTCTACTGATGAAGTTCTGGTCAGATTTTGCTTCTTATCCGTATAAGAGTCACGACACCTGGTTTTTAACTGAAGATATTCGCTGGGGCTATATCCCTGCTGATACCAACGTAAAAGAACTTGTTGATAAAGTAAACCGCGAAGATTTGTGGAAAGAAGCAGCGAAAGCTTTGAAAGTTGCGGATGCGGAAATACCGACCAGTACATCTCGCGGTGTGGAAACGTTTTTCGATGGTGTGAAGTTCGATCCCGAAAAACCGGAAGAGTATTTAAAGGGTCTGGCGATCAAGAAAGCCTAGTATTATTTAATTTCAGATTTTAGATTTTAGATTTCAAATCTAAAATCTGAAAATTGACAGTTGAAAATTCAAAATTGATTGGTAACTGGAGAAAAGAATGACGGCTCAACTGGAAAGAAGGTTGAATATACGCAGGGGACGGAATCCCATAAATGTATTTCTGCAAAAAAACTCAGCCAAAGTAATTCGCCCGTTAATTGCGCTCGCTATATTTATGGTGATATGGCAAGTGCTTTGTCCGCCGGGATCGCAAGGTTTGCCAGGGCCATTACAAGTTCTGCAAGACACTTGGAATCCCTTGATTATCAATCCTTTTTTTGATAACGGCGGTACGGATAAAGGCTTGGCATTGCAAATATTTGCCAGCTTGCAACGGGTGGCGATCGGCTTTTCGCTAGCCACCGTGGTAGGAATAAGTCTGGGTATCGCGATCGGCGCTAACAAATTCTTGTACGACGCTTTAGATCCGATATTTCAAGTAGTACGTACAATTCCACCCTTGGCTTGGCTGCCCATTTCTCTAGCCGCATTTCAACAAAGCAATCCATCCGCTATCTTCGTAATTTTTATCACAGCCATCTGGCCGATTATTATCAACACTACGGTGGGCGTACAGCAACTGCCTCAAGATTACAGAAACGTTGCTAGAGTCTTACAATTATCAGGGCCTGAGTATTTCTTTAATGTTTTGTTTCCTGCGACAGTTCCGTACATTTTTACAGGTTTGAGAATTGGCGTAGGTTTATCTTGGCTGGCAATTGTGGCAGCAGAAATGTTGGTAGGTGGTGTTGGCATCGGTTTCTTCATTTGGGATGCTTACAACAACTCTCAACTCAGCCGAATTATCATCGCCCTAATTTATGTCGGTGTAGTGGGATTATTACTCGATCGCCTCGTCGCCTACATCGCCTCGATCGTTGTCCCAGCAGAACACAAATAGGGAAGTCAAAAGTCAAAAGTCAAAAGTCAAAAGAAAGGGGTTAGGGGTTAGGGAAAGTCAATCATTCAAAAATTCCTCCTCTTCCCTCTTCCCCTAACCCCTAACCCCTAGCCCCTAACCCCTAACCCCTAAAGTATGTCTGTATTCGTAGAAGTCGATCACGTAGACCGCATATTCTCTTTACCGAATGGTGAGAGTTATGTCGCCCTCAAAAATATCGAATTGAAGATAAAACAGGGTGAATTTATCTCCTTAATCGGACACTCTGGCTGCGGTAAATCCACCTTGCTAAATACGATCGCAGGTTTGGATCGCCCGACAAAAGGCGGCGTTATCTTAGAAGGGCGACAAGTTACCCAGCCAGGGCCCGATCGCATGGTGGTGTTTCAAAATTATTCGCTGCTACCTTGGCTGACGGTACGCCAAAATATTGCTTTGGCTGTCAATCGAGTCATGCGACGTCAACCTAAAGGCGATCGTCGCAGCATTGTCGAACATCATATAGATTTGGTAGGCTTGCGACACGCAGCCGATAAGCGCCCCTGCGAATTGTCCGGCGGGATGAAACAGCGAGTGGCGATCGCCCGCGCTTTAGCCATTCGGCCCAAGTTGCTGTTGCTGGACGAACCCTTCGGTGCTTTGGATGCCTTAACGCGGGGTGGCTTGCAAGAACAATTGATGCAAATCTGCGAAGAAAGCCATGTCACCTGCGTGATGGTAACTCACGATGTTGATGAAGCGCTACTGCTGTCCGATCGCATTGTCATGCTTACCAATGGCCCAGAATCTCACATCGGTCAAATATTGGAAGTCCCCATTCCGCGACCTCGCCACCGCATGGAGGTAGTAAATCATCCCATTTACTACAACTTGCGTAACCAAATGATTTATTTCCTGAATCAGCAAAAGCGGGATAAGAAACGCAAGGCGAAGCAAACAGCAGCAGCAGGCAATACCAATACCAAAGGTGCGATCGTTTCTCAAACTAGAGAAAAACTCAACTTAAACATTGGTTTTCTTCCCCTCACAGACTGCGCCCCCTTGGTAGTTGCCCAAGAAAAAGGTTTATTCCAAAAATATGGGTTAGAAGAAGTTAACCTTTACCGCGAACAAAGCTGGGATGCGATCGCAGAAGGTATCGCCACCGGACGCCTAGACGCCGCCCCAATGGTGACGGGTATGCCTTTAGCCATGACTTTGGGTATGGGTGGCAACACTCCCATCCCCGTAATTACTGGCGCAGTCCTCAGTCGCAACGGTAACGCCATTACCTTAAGTAATAGATTATTCGAGCAAGGGGTACGCACGCTCAAAGATTTTAAAGCAGCGATCGCCAAAAATAAAGATCGAGTTTACACTCTCGGCATCGTCCACGAGTCCTCGATGCACAATCTCATGCTGCGTTACTGGCTGGCTTCCGGAGGTATCGATCCAGACCGAGATGTCAATCTGGTAGTTGTTCCACCAGAACAAATGGTGAAGCACCTGAAAGCTGGCAACATTGACGGTTACTGTGTGGGTGAACCTTGGAATTGCCGCGCCATTTACGAAGGTTTGGGTTTTGCGATCGCTACCGACCTGGATATTTGGCCGGGAAATCCTGAAAAAGTGCTGGGAGTGCGAGAAGATTGGGCAGATCGGTTTCCTGAAACTCATATCGCTCTGCTCAAAGCTATCTTAGAAGCTTGCGCCTATTGTGACGATCGGCGCAACCGCGAAGAAATTTTGCAATGGTTGTGTCAGCCAAACTATGTTGGTGTGGCGGCTGAATATATCCGTCCCGGTTTCTTGGGTCACTATAACTCTGGTACGGGCGCACCAACTCAACTGCTGCCCAGATTTAATTTGTTTCACTACGACAATGCTAACTGTCCGGGTAGAGCTGAGGGGTTATGGATCTTGACTCAGCTGGCGCGTTGGAATATTACTCCTTTCCCCAAGAACTGGATCGAAGTTTTAGAAAGAGTGCGTCGGGTAGACTTGTTCGGTGAAGCGGCGCGTCAGTTGGGATGGCCCGATATCGAACCCGATCGCAAACCTTTCCAACTGTTTGACGGTGTAGTGTTTGACCCGGACGATCCTCTCGGCTATCTCAAACGCCTGACTATTTGCCGCGAGTTTAACATCCAAGAAGTTGTTATCGATCGAACAGCAACTGAGGCGGCTTAACTTTTTCCCTCGGATGTTAACCCGAAAAATGGAACCAATTGGTTCCATTTTTCCGAGAACTGAATTTTATCGCCCAAGGGCGACATTTTTCCAAAAAAGAAAATTATTATGTCCCACCCTACCCTCATTCCCCATACTATGCAAACTGCAACCACCCTTCAAAAACAGCCAACTCCACCAAAAGCGCCGATCCTGGAAATCGAGAACGTTTCCAAGCTTTATGCCACACCCAAAGGCCCCTATACAGTTCTGGAAGATGTTAACCTCACGGTTTACGAAGGCGAATTTGTCTGCGTCATCGGTCACTCCGGGTGCGGGAAGTCTACGCTGTTGAATATGGTGGCCGGTTTCAACAAGCCGACTGATGGAGAAGTGCGGTTGCGCGGTTCCCGCATTACCAAACCTGGCCCAGACAGAATGATGGTGTTCCAAAATTACGCGCTTTTGCCTTGGAAGACTGCTTTTGATAACGTTTACCTGGCAGTGAAAGCGGCGCATCGAAACAAATCCAAGCTTGAGAAAATGACTATTACCAGGCAACATCTGGAGTTGGTGGGACTGACAGAAGCTGCCCACAAGCGCCCCAGCCAGCTGTCGGGTGGGATGAAACAGCGAGTTGCGATCGCACGCGCTTTGGCTATGCGTCCGGAAATTTTGATTTTAGATGAGCCGTTTGGTGCTTTGGACGCCATCACCAAGGAGGAACTGCAAGAAGAGCTGCTGCAAATTTGGCGGCAAAACCGCGTTACTGTGTTGATGATTACCCACGATATAGATGAAGCGCTGTTTCTTGCCGATCGGGTAGTGATGATGACTAATGGCCCGCACGCCAAGATTGGCGAGATCGTGGAAGTTCCTTTTTCCCGTCCGCGCGATCGAGCCGCCATCATGGAAGATTCACAATACTACGAACTGCGTAATTACGCCTTGGACTTCCTCTTCCGGCGCTTTGCTCATGCGGAATAAGGGAATAGGGGCTAGGGGCTAGGGGCTAGGGGAAGAGAGAGTGGGGGAGCGGGGGAGTGGGAGAGTGGGGGAGTGGGGGAATACATCTTTTTCCTCTCCCCTCTTCCCTCTTCCCTCTTCCCTCTTCCCTAGCCCCTAGCCCCTATTCCCTATCCCCTATTCCCTATTCCCAGACGTGCAATCGATGTAGAAACAGCATTATTCATATGCACTGAACTCATATTTACCCTATTTTTGTAACTATGTATACGAATTTACCCTTGTATTTCCCATAGCGTAACTAATAGACAAATCAAGAAAGCAGCACAGCTGGCTCAATATAGATGCAAATGCCTGCACCCAATCAAGTCAAACTTGTTCGCTGGAAACAACTTTTTAATCCTGCGTTTATTTGCTATTCCCCCCAAGGCAGAGACAATACCTCTGAAGATAGATATGTAAGATTAAACTTATGTTTTGTAGCAAATTCTACGAAATTAATAGATCGGAATGTTTAACCTGACATAAAAGGAATTTAAACCAAACATTCAGAAGTTAAGCAATTAAGCTAGGAGCAGATAAAGTTCACACTTTTATTAACATCCAAAACTCATCTATTGACGAAAACAGGATTTCTGCTTGGCAATTGCTAAACTTATGAAACTATTTTTAATGGTGTCAATCGGTAAATGTAAACATTGGAGCTAATAGCAAGTTTGGGTAGGCATTTAAGGATTGAGGAGAATTAATCGATGACAAGCACCGCTACAGTAACCGCAACGCAGAACAAATTTGAAAAATTCAAAGCGGAAAAAGATGGACTCGCCATCAAAGCAGAATTAGAGCATTTTGCCCAAATCGGTTGGGAGGCGATGGATGAAATCGATCGCGATTATCGCCTCAAATGGGTAGGCTTCTTCTATCGCGCTGTGACTCCTGGCAAGTTTATGCTGCGGTTGCGGATACCCAATGGCATTTTAACCGCCAGTCAAATGCGAGTACTTGCAGAAATCGTGCAGCGTTACACAAAAGCTTCGGGATTTCAAAAAGAAGGCAATGCCGATATTACTACTAGGCAAAACATCCAAATTCGAGGAATTCAAATTGAGGACGTACCGCATATTTTCAATCGGTTGCTGTCAGCCGGTTTAACTAGCGTGCAGTCCGGTATGGACAATGTTCGCAACATTACAGGTTCGCCTGTTGCAGGTATCGATGCCGATGAATTGATCGATACAGTCGGCATCACGCGCAACCTACAAGATACGATTACCAAAAACGGTGAAGGTAACCCGGAATTTAGCAATTTGCCCCGGAAATTCAACATTGCAGTGGCAGGTTGCCGCGATAATTCAGTTCACGCTGAAATTAACGATATTGCCTTCATTCCCGCGTATAAAGATGGCGTTATCGGATTTAACGTTTTGGTTGGTGGATTCTTTTCTGCCAAACGCTGCGATGCCGCAATTCCTCTGCACGCTTGGGTGCCACCGGAAGATGTTGTACCTGTCAGTCGGGCTATTTTAGAAGTTTATCGCGATAGCGGATTGCGGGCAAACCGACAAAAGTCGCGCCTGATGTGGTTGATTGATGAATTGGGTTTGGAGGGTTTTCGATCGCAAGTCGAAAAATATCTGGGTCGTCCCCTGCAACCGGAAGCAGAAAAAGATGAAATCGAATGGGAAAAGCGCGACCATATCGGCGTTTATCGTCAGAAACAACACGGTTTGAACTATGTCGGTTTACACGTTCCCATCGGACGGATGT
This Aerosakkonema funiforme FACHB-1375 DNA region includes the following protein-coding sequences:
- a CDS encoding ferredoxin--nitrite reductase — translated: MTNAATATASLNKFEKFKAEKDGLAVKAELEDFARMGWEAMDETDREHRLKWLGIFFRPVTPGKFMMRMRLPNGIISSDQMRTLAEIVQRYGSDGNADITTRQNFQLRGIRIEDLADIFCKLKAVGLTSIQSGMDNVRNITGSPVAGIDGDELIDTRGLCRQVQDAITNNGEGNPAFTNLPRKFNIAIAGCRDNSVHAEINDIAFVPAYKKGILGFNVLVGGFFSAKRCEAAVPLNAWVSPSDVLRLSVAILMVYRDNGLRSNRQKARLMWLIDEWGINKFRAEVEKQLGQSLQTAAEKDEIVWEKRDHIGVFRQKQLGLNYVGLHIPVGRLYAQDMFDLARMADVYGSGEIRLTVEQNVIIPNIPDTRLQAFLAEPILDKFSINPAPLKRALVSCTGAQFCNFALIETKNRALEIIQELEAEISVSKAVRIHWTGCPNSCGQPQVADIGLMGTKVRKNGKTLEGVDIYMGGKVGKDAHLGNCLMKGIPCEDLKPVLVDLLIEHFGAQLKEQQLTCV
- a CDS encoding CmpA/NrtA family ABC transporter substrate-binding protein; protein product: MTRFTRRQFIITAGATAAGTLLAHGCTSNSANTTSTTNSTSSPSAVPAVNVSNGDAPEVTAAKLGFIALTDSAPLIIAKEKGLFAKYGMKDVEVLKQASWPVTRDNLELGSQGGGIDGAHILSPMPYLMSLGQTKTKQPVPMYLLARLNTNGQAISVASTYKEYKLGLDSKVLKEAFTKQKAAGKNDLKVAITYPGGTHDLWMRYWLASGGIDVTKQDIVSVIPVPPPQMVANMKTGNMEAFCVGEPWNAQLVNQGKGYTALVTGELWKDHPEKAFAMRADWVDKYPKAAKAILMAVQEAQQWCDKLENKEEMCQIVSQQKWFAVPAADIIERSKGNIDYGDGRPLVQSSPLLMKFWSDFASYPYKSHDTWFLTEDIRWGYIPADTNVKELVDKVNREDLWKEAAKALKVADAEIPTSTSRGVETFFDGVKFDPEKPEEYLKGLAIKKA
- the ntrB gene encoding nitrate ABC transporter permease, producing the protein MTAQLERRLNIRRGRNPINVFLQKNSAKVIRPLIALAIFMVIWQVLCPPGSQGLPGPLQVLQDTWNPLIINPFFDNGGTDKGLALQIFASLQRVAIGFSLATVVGISLGIAIGANKFLYDALDPIFQVVRTIPPLAWLPISLAAFQQSNPSAIFVIFITAIWPIIINTTVGVQQLPQDYRNVARVLQLSGPEYFFNVLFPATVPYIFTGLRIGVGLSWLAIVAAEMLVGGVGIGFFIWDAYNNSQLSRIIIALIYVGVVGLLLDRLVAYIASIVVPAEHK
- a CDS encoding nitrate ABC transporter ATP-binding protein (This model describes the ATP binding subunits of ATP-binding cassette (ABC) transporters for nitrate transport, or for bicarbonate transport, in bacteria and archaea.), with translation MSVFVEVDHVDRIFSLPNGESYVALKNIELKIKQGEFISLIGHSGCGKSTLLNTIAGLDRPTKGGVILEGRQVTQPGPDRMVVFQNYSLLPWLTVRQNIALAVNRVMRRQPKGDRRSIVEHHIDLVGLRHAADKRPCELSGGMKQRVAIARALAIRPKLLLLDEPFGALDALTRGGLQEQLMQICEESHVTCVMVTHDVDEALLLSDRIVMLTNGPESHIGQILEVPIPRPRHRMEVVNHPIYYNLRNQMIYFLNQQKRDKKRKAKQTAAAGNTNTKGAIVSQTREKLNLNIGFLPLTDCAPLVVAQEKGLFQKYGLEEVNLYREQSWDAIAEGIATGRLDAAPMVTGMPLAMTLGMGGNTPIPVITGAVLSRNGNAITLSNRLFEQGVRTLKDFKAAIAKNKDRVYTLGIVHESSMHNLMLRYWLASGGIDPDRDVNLVVVPPEQMVKHLKAGNIDGYCVGEPWNCRAIYEGLGFAIATDLDIWPGNPEKVLGVREDWADRFPETHIALLKAILEACAYCDDRRNREEILQWLCQPNYVGVAAEYIRPGFLGHYNSGTGAPTQLLPRFNLFHYDNANCPGRAEGLWILTQLARWNITPFPKNWIEVLERVRRVDLFGEAARQLGWPDIEPDRKPFQLFDGVVFDPDDPLGYLKRLTICREFNIQEVVIDRTATEAA
- a CDS encoding ABC transporter ATP-binding protein; this translates as MQTATTLQKQPTPPKAPILEIENVSKLYATPKGPYTVLEDVNLTVYEGEFVCVIGHSGCGKSTLLNMVAGFNKPTDGEVRLRGSRITKPGPDRMMVFQNYALLPWKTAFDNVYLAVKAAHRNKSKLEKMTITRQHLELVGLTEAAHKRPSQLSGGMKQRVAIARALAMRPEILILDEPFGALDAITKEELQEELLQIWRQNRVTVLMITHDIDEALFLADRVVMMTNGPHAKIGEIVEVPFSRPRDRAAIMEDSQYYELRNYALDFLFRRFAHAE
- a CDS encoding ferredoxin--nitrite reductase, translated to MTSTATVTATQNKFEKFKAEKDGLAIKAELEHFAQIGWEAMDEIDRDYRLKWVGFFYRAVTPGKFMLRLRIPNGILTASQMRVLAEIVQRYTKASGFQKEGNADITTRQNIQIRGIQIEDVPHIFNRLLSAGLTSVQSGMDNVRNITGSPVAGIDADELIDTVGITRNLQDTITKNGEGNPEFSNLPRKFNIAVAGCRDNSVHAEINDIAFIPAYKDGVIGFNVLVGGFFSAKRCDAAIPLHAWVPPEDVVPVSRAILEVYRDSGLRANRQKSRLMWLIDELGLEGFRSQVEKYLGRPLQPEAEKDEIEWEKRDHIGVYRQKQHGLNYVGLHVPIGRMYASDMFELARLAEVYGSGEIRLTVEQNLIIPNIPDTRLQAFLAEPLLQKFPIDPKPLQRALVSCTGGEFCGFALIETKNRALGIIKELDAELFLPKPVRIHWTGCPNSCGQPQVADIGLMGTKTRKDGKAVEGVDLFMGGKVGKDAQLGSCVKKGIPCEDLKPILQDLLIEKFGARLKTEEEKQTDSSAKIQIDELDFAPLPSLDTASLNGKSQPSSAEAQTGQLAEPVISAPAKQSEISQAAVISFVKSGKEINCDRNQFVLDIAEQEGVDIPSSCRSGTCGTCKQKLLEGEVKYEGEPEALDDSDREQGYILTCISHPVGRVAIDA